Proteins encoded together in one Impatiens glandulifera chromosome 1, dImpGla2.1, whole genome shotgun sequence window:
- the LOC124919591 gene encoding uncharacterized protein At4g10930 isoform X3 has protein sequence MRSGSVSSQEDPNLDTSIACDSCNTWYHAFCVGFDPDATCETSWLCPRCLVKENLNESDVDPGEFPSSFSAKVSVSVADAGETAMIVSMVQDNPITEGQLVQDNPTTEGPSGPILTENIDKDETFVRMTSLVANFPMLDIPSTGKAICHTNLEVEGSDLSLQQDASSSSLPVFIGQDNFENISLAKGIIRERRSKESFSNNDQSKPDIDLRLVLSEGCASSGVDIIKNDATQTEVTMDFHPKNTLDHRLLPATKMVLDSKNNVVGVKGGKRKCREPSDDVDTAPENETKPKSGASTKKIRTRNKVQVIHVPDEPRKCPSPIAVSQDNRINLKQTSNASDIMSIIRETKSSSNIENATGLRMKKILRTTAAGDKESFNLVQSLRKEIREAVRNKPSNDLGENRFDPKLLAAFRAALIGSVTEPTKPNLAVKAKKLIFQKGGVRENLTKKIYGINGRRKRAWTRDCEIEFWKHRCSKVSKPEKVETLKSVLNHLKKGSDEIDMMKNGTECADGNPILSRLYLADTSVFPRKDDVKPLSASEEASSGSTRIARNPQLNKQSETGKCVIKRTGKEASSSNDDGPKDKRKWAMEILARKNAMSSKSVVGGEKQTDNNDIPKGNYPLTAQLPTQMRPVLATSLHKKIPVAVRQAQLYRLTEHFLRKANLPVICRTAETEFAVADAVNIEKGIADRSNSKVVYLNLMSQEILHRLDVSKSSGATETNSSSPIPPDIVITPDIYEEAIGVPEVEQALISAGFMSDSPPLRIEEEEGGVDNILEMDSSYPELDIYGDFEYDLEDSDLIGGSSSTVIAKPQPDESKMKVVFSSFSIKGQDNEEIEKMNSTKDSSCSNLNLDMNMEKNCPPPPPPMELSTDLELEEPSQAECEELYGPEKEQIVVEKFPYKTNAIDDIADKAETLVVQSVDLLQATTTTELSNQQTTSTNETIPAKKELIPSKDAIKQSDNCNPVAKKVEAYIKEHIRPLCKSGVITVHQYRMAVRKTTDKVMTYHSKDKNANFLIKEGEKVKKLAEQYIEAAAKQAEQKRDS, from the exons ATGCGAAGTGGATCAGTGTCAAGTCAAGAAGATCCTAACCTTGACACATCAATTGCCTGTGACTCATGTAATACATG GTATCATGCCTTCTGTGTGGGATTTGACCCTGATGCAACATGTGAAACTTCATGGTTATGTCCaag GTGTTTAGTGAAAGAGAATCTGAATGAATCGGATGTAGATCCAGGAGAATTTCCAAGCTCATTTTCTGCTAAAGTGTCTGTATCTGTAGCCGATGCTGGTGAGACAGCTATGATCGTATCAATGGTTCAGGATAATCCAATTACTGAAGGTCAATTGGTTCAGGATAATCCAACTACTGAAGGACCAAGTGGACCTATATTAACTGAAAATATTGACAAGGACGAGACATTTGTAAGAATGACTAGTTTGGTTGCAAATTTTCCTATGTTGGACATTCCTTCTACCGGGAAAGCTATTTGTCACACAAATTTGGAAGTAGAGGGATCTGATTTGTCCTTGCAACAAGATGCATCCAGTAGCTCCCTTCCTGTTTTTATTGGACAAGATAACTTCGAAAATATATCTCTGGCTAAAGGGATTATTAGAGAAAGGAGATCAAAAGAGTCCTTTTCAAATAATGACCAAAGCAAACCTGACATAGATCTTCGCCTTGTTTTATCAGAAGGATGTGCCTCATCTGGTG ttgatattataaaaaatgatgcaACTCAAACTGAAGTGACTATGGACTTTCATCCAAAGAACACTTTAGACCACCGCTTGTTGCCAG CTACCAAGATGGTTCTTGACTCAAAGAATAATGTGGTTGGTGTTAAAGGCGGGAAGAGAAAGTGTAGAGAGCCAAG TGACGATGTTGATACAGCTCCTGAAAATGAAACCAAACCCAAAAGTGGAGCTTCAACAAAGAAGATCAGAACTCGCAACAAGGTTCAAGTTATACATGTTCCAGATGAGCCAAGAAAATGTCCCAGTCCTATAGCAGTTTCTCAGGACAATAGAATTAACTTAAAACAAACCAGTAATGCTTCTGATATTATGAGTATAATTCGGGAAACCAAGTCAAGCAGCAACATTGAAAATGCAACTGGCTTGAGAATGAAAAAGATTTTGAGAACTACTGCAGCAGGTGACAAAGAGTCATTCAATCTGGTGCAAAGTTTAAGAAAGGAAATTAGAGAAGCAGTTCGCAACAAACCCTCCAACGATCTAGGAGAGAATCGTTTCGATCCTAAGCTTCTTGCTGCTTTTAGGGCTGCCTTGATTGGATCAGTAACTGAGCCGACTAAGCCTAATTTAGCTGTCAAGGCAAAGAAGTTGATTTTCCAGAAGGGTGGAGTAAGGGAGAATCTAACCAAAAAGATATATGGAATTAATGGGAGACGAAAACGTGCATGGACCCGTGACTGCGAAATTGAATTCTGGAAACACCGGTGTTCTAAAGTCTCCAAGCCTGAAAAAGTTGAAACCTTGAAATCGGTTCTCAATCATTTGAAGAAGGGTTCAGATGAGATAGACATGATGAAGAATGGAACTGAATGTGCCGATGGAAATCCCATCCTGTCACGACTATACTTAGCTGATACATCTGTCTTTCCACGAAAGGATGATGTTAAACCTCTCTCTGCTTCAGAGGAAGCATCTAGTGGGTCTACTCGCATTGCAAGAAACCCACAATTGAATAAACAGTCTGAAACTGGCAAATGCGTAATAAAACGTACCGGCAAGGAGGCATCCAGTTCAAATGATGATGGACCAAAGGATAAGAGGAAATGGGCCATGGAGATTCTTGCTAGAAAAAATGCAATGTCAAGCAAATCTGTAGTAGGGGGTGAAAAACAGACAGACAATAATGATATTCCTAAAGGAAATTACCCTTTAACG GCTCAGTTACCAACTCAAATGAGACCAGTTCTAGCAACAAGTCTCCATAAAAAAATTCCTGTAGCAGTTAGGCAG GCACAACTTTATCGCCTTACAGAACACTTTTTGCGGAAAGCAAATCTTCCTGTTATCTGCAGAACTGCAGAGACGGAATTTGCAGTTGCAGATGCAGTTAATATTGAGAAGGGCATTGCTGATAGATCTAACAGCAAGGTAGTATACCTAAACCTTATGTCCCAAGAAATATTACATCGGTTAGACGTGTCCAAGTCTAGTGGAGCCACAGAAACCAATTCCTCCTCACCCATTCCTCCAGACATTGTTATTACACCCGACATCTATGAAGAAGCAATTGGTGTTCCAGAAGTTGAACAAGCACTGATAAGTGCAGGATTTATGTCTGATTCTCCTCCACTTagaatagaagaagaagaagggggTGTGGATAACATACTTGAGATGGATTCTTCTTACCCAGAACTAGATATATATGGTGATTTCGAGTATGATTTGGAAGACAGTGATCTCATTGGTGGTAGCTCTTCAACAGTAATAGCTAAGCCTCAACCAGATGAGTCTAAAATGAAAGTagttttctcttctttttctatCAAAGGCCAGGATAATGAGGAGattgaaaaaatgaattcaACTAAAGATTCTTCTTGCTCAAACTTGAATTTGGACATGAACATGGAGAAGAACTgccctcctcctcctcctcctatgGAACTCTCGACAGACCTGGAACTTGAAGAACCTTCTCAGGCAGAGTGTGAAGAACTATATGGCCCAGAGAAAGAACAGATAGTAGTAGAAAAATTTCCATATAAAACAAATGCCATTGATGATATTGCAGACAAAGCTGAGACCTTAGTTGTACAGAGTGTTGATCTACTGCAAGCTACTACTACTACAGAACTTTCAAACCAGCAAACAACTAGCACAAATGAAACCATCCCAGCAAAGAAGGAACTGATCCCTAGTAAGGATGCAATCAAACAGTCTGATAACTGTAACCCTGTTGCTAAAAAG